One window of Thermacetogenium phaeum DSM 12270 genomic DNA carries:
- a CDS encoding LysR family transcriptional regulator, with protein sequence MLDTQLLVFKTVAEQKSFSLAARVLHMTQPAISIHVQTLEDYFGTRLLDRTNRRVSLTEAGRVLYHYAVQLSRLYDEARKAVAEVSGKVKGKLIIGATLNYW encoded by the coding sequence TTGCTGGACACTCAGTTGTTGGTGTTTAAGACTGTAGCAGAACAAAAGAGCTTTTCGCTGGCTGCCCGGGTACTGCATATGACCCAACCGGCCATCAGTATTCATGTTCAGACCTTGGAAGACTACTTTGGTACGCGTTTACTGGACCGCACCAACCGCCGTGTTTCCCTTACCGAAGCTGGAAGAGTACTTTACCACTACGCAGTGCAACTTAGCCGACTTTACGATGAAGCCAGGAAGGCGGTAGCCGAGGTCAGCGGGAAGGTCAAAGGAAAACTAATAATAGGCGCTACCTTGAACTATTGGTGA
- the gyrA gene encoding DNA gyrase subunit A, which produces MPTIGSVSPVDINEEVKKSYLDYAMSVIVGRALPDVRDGLKPVHRRILYAMFDAGITPDKPHKKSAVVVGNVLARFHPHGDAAVYDALVRLAQDFSCRYPLVDGHGNFGSIDGDAPAAMRYTEVRLAPLALQMLADIDQETVDFVPNYDDSQKEPAVLPSRIPNLLVNGSSGIAVGMATNIPPHNLREVIDGLVYLIDHPEASVADLMQYIPGPDFPSGGSILGLNGIKEAYETGRGALVVRGRAEIEKTSGGRSQIVITELPFQVNKARLVERIAELVREKKLDGISDLRDESDRSGMRVVLELRREANPRVILNRLYKHTKLQDTFGVIMLALVDGTPRILNLKELLSHYLEHQVTVVRRRSQYQLRRAEERLHIVDGLVIALDHIDAVISLIRRSHTDEEARRGLMGNFQLSEKQAQAILDMRLRRLTGLEREKVLEEKRELEERIAGLKELLSNESLIRGVVRQELLEVREKFGDDRRTLIAEKAPEVRKEDIIPEELVVITLTRRGYIKRIPLNTYRGQHRGGRGITALTTRDEDFVEQLFAASTHHFLLFFTNKGKVYRLKVYDIPEGSRQAKGTALVNLLPLAADEVVTAVIPLRQFRDDRYLLMATRQGLVKKGLLSDYDSSRRDGIIALRLHPGDELIGVRLSEGREEIILATKKGMALCFNEEDVRVMGRAASGVLGIRLDPGDEVVGMDRFREGSQVLVVTERGYGKRTPAADYRVQKRGGRGLITLKVTDRNGCLAGVKVVDDRDEILLMSSEDSMIRIRVGEIPVQGRNTQGVKLMRLKEDERLVAVAKLPSNSIEGMEKVN; this is translated from the coding sequence ATGCCGACCATAGGTTCGGTTTCACCGGTAGACATCAACGAGGAAGTGAAGAAGTCCTATCTCGACTACGCCATGAGTGTGATCGTCGGCCGCGCCCTCCCCGATGTGCGGGACGGGCTCAAGCCGGTGCACAGGCGGATCCTCTACGCCATGTTCGACGCCGGGATCACGCCCGATAAGCCCCATAAAAAGAGTGCGGTGGTGGTGGGGAATGTGCTGGCGCGCTTCCACCCGCATGGGGACGCCGCTGTCTACGATGCCCTGGTGCGGCTGGCACAGGATTTCTCCTGCCGTTATCCACTGGTCGACGGGCACGGTAACTTCGGTTCGATCGATGGGGATGCTCCCGCGGCCATGCGCTATACCGAGGTGCGCCTGGCCCCGCTGGCCCTGCAGATGCTGGCCGACATCGACCAGGAGACCGTGGATTTCGTCCCCAACTACGACGATTCGCAAAAGGAGCCGGCTGTGTTGCCAAGCAGAATCCCCAACCTGCTCGTCAACGGTTCCTCCGGCATCGCAGTCGGCATGGCCACGAACATCCCTCCGCATAACCTGCGGGAGGTGATCGACGGGCTGGTCTATCTCATCGATCATCCGGAGGCGTCGGTTGCCGACCTGATGCAGTACATTCCGGGGCCGGACTTCCCTTCCGGGGGCAGCATCCTCGGCCTGAACGGGATTAAGGAGGCCTACGAAACCGGGCGGGGAGCGCTGGTGGTCAGGGGGAGGGCGGAGATCGAGAAGACGTCCGGCGGCCGCAGCCAGATCGTCATCACCGAACTCCCCTTTCAGGTCAATAAGGCCCGCCTGGTGGAGAGGATAGCGGAACTGGTTAGGGAAAAGAAGCTGGACGGCATCAGCGACCTCAGGGACGAGTCCGACCGCAGCGGGATGCGGGTGGTGCTCGAACTGAGGAGGGAAGCCAACCCCAGGGTGATCCTCAACAGGCTCTATAAGCACACCAAACTGCAGGACACCTTCGGGGTGATCATGCTGGCCTTGGTCGACGGGACCCCCCGGATTCTCAACCTCAAGGAGCTGCTCAGCCATTACCTGGAGCACCAGGTCACAGTAGTTAGGAGGAGGTCGCAGTACCAGCTGCGGCGCGCCGAGGAGCGCCTGCACATCGTGGACGGACTGGTGATCGCCCTCGATCACATCGATGCGGTGATCAGCCTCATCAGGCGGTCGCACACCGATGAGGAGGCCCGGCGGGGGCTGATGGGGAACTTCCAGCTGAGCGAGAAGCAGGCCCAGGCCATCCTGGACATGCGCCTGCGGCGCCTGACCGGTCTGGAGCGGGAGAAGGTATTGGAAGAAAAGAGAGAGCTGGAGGAAAGGATCGCCGGTCTCAAAGAACTCCTCTCCAATGAAAGCCTCATCAGGGGTGTGGTGCGGCAGGAACTCCTGGAAGTTAGGGAGAAGTTCGGGGATGACCGGAGAACGCTGATCGCGGAAAAGGCCCCGGAGGTCAGGAAGGAGGACATCATTCCGGAAGAGCTCGTGGTGATCACCCTCACCAGGCGCGGCTACATCAAGAGGATCCCCCTCAACACCTATCGCGGTCAGCACCGCGGGGGGCGGGGGATAACCGCCCTTACCACCAGGGATGAGGACTTCGTGGAGCAGCTCTTTGCCGCCTCCACGCACCACTTCCTGCTCTTCTTCACCAACAAAGGGAAGGTTTACCGGCTCAAGGTCTACGACATACCAGAAGGTAGCCGGCAGGCCAAGGGGACGGCGCTGGTCAATCTTCTTCCCCTTGCCGCAGATGAGGTAGTCACTGCGGTGATCCCTTTGCGCCAGTTTCGGGATGACCGCTACCTGCTGATGGCTACCAGGCAGGGTCTGGTGAAGAAGGGACTGCTCAGCGACTATGACTCCTCCCGGCGGGACGGGATCATCGCCCTGCGCCTGCACCCCGGGGATGAATTGATCGGGGTGCGGCTCTCGGAGGGGAGGGAAGAGATCATCCTGGCCACCAAAAAGGGGATGGCTCTCTGCTTTAATGAGGAGGACGTTCGAGTGATGGGAAGGGCGGCCTCCGGGGTGCTGGGCATCCGGCTCGATCCCGGTGATGAGGTCGTTGGAATGGACCGCTTCCGGGAGGGATCCCAGGTGCTGGTGGTGACCGAAAGAGGCTACGGAAAGCGTACCCCGGCGGCTGATTACCGCGTTCAGAAGAGGGGTGGGAGGGGGCTGATCACCTTGAAGGTAACCGATCGCAACGGATGCCTGGCGGGTGTCAAGGTGGTCGACGACCGCGATGAGATCCTCCTCATGAGCAGCGAGGACAGCATGATCCGCATTCGGGTCGGGGAGATACCGGTGCAGGGGAGGAACACCCAGGGGGTGAAGCTGATGCGGCTGAAAGAGGATGAGCGCCTCGTTGCCGTCGCCAAGCTGCCTTCGAACAGTATCGAAGGAATGGAGAAGGTCAACTAG
- the pdxS gene encoding pyridoxal 5'-phosphate synthase lyase subunit PdxS → MEAKGTWNVKKGLAEMLKGGVIMDVTTPEQAKIAEEAGACAVMALERVPADIRAAGGVARMADPDVILRIMDAVTIPVMAKARIGHFVEAQILEALGVDYIDESEVLTPADESYHIDKHQFKVPFVCGARDLGEALRRIGEGAAMIRTKGEAGTGNIVEAVRHMRTVQDQIRWLQGLPQEELMAAAKKLGAPYELVKEVAASGRLPVVNFAAGGVATPADAALMMQLGADGVFVGSGIFKSADPPKRAKAIVAAVTHYRDPQVLAEVSRGLGEAMRGLELSAIAPEERLADRGW, encoded by the coding sequence GTGGAGGCCAAAGGAACCTGGAATGTCAAAAAGGGATTGGCGGAGATGCTCAAGGGCGGCGTTATCATGGATGTGACCACCCCCGAGCAGGCCAAGATCGCCGAGGAAGCGGGGGCCTGTGCAGTGATGGCCCTGGAGCGTGTTCCGGCCGATATCCGGGCAGCCGGCGGTGTGGCCCGGATGGCGGACCCTGATGTAATCTTGCGGATAATGGATGCCGTAACGATACCGGTAATGGCCAAGGCACGAATCGGCCACTTTGTGGAGGCCCAGATCCTGGAGGCGCTGGGGGTAGACTATATCGACGAGAGTGAGGTTCTCACCCCTGCCGATGAGAGCTACCACATCGATAAGCACCAGTTTAAGGTGCCCTTCGTCTGCGGGGCGCGCGACCTGGGAGAAGCCCTGCGCAGGATCGGCGAAGGAGCAGCGATGATCCGCACCAAGGGTGAAGCGGGGACGGGGAACATCGTCGAGGCGGTGCGCCACATGAGGACGGTGCAGGACCAGATCAGGTGGCTCCAGGGCCTGCCGCAGGAGGAGTTGATGGCTGCGGCCAAGAAGCTGGGAGCCCCCTACGAGCTGGTCAAAGAGGTGGCCGCCAGCGGCAGGCTGCCCGTCGTCAACTTTGCGGCAGGGGGTGTGGCCACTCCCGCCGACGCTGCTTTGATGATGCAGCTGGGTGCCGACGGGGTCTTCGTCGGTTCAGGCATCTTCAAGTCTGCAGATCCTCCGAAAAGGGCAAAAGCCATCGTCGCTGCGGTGACCCACTACAGGGACCCGCAGGTGCTGGCGGAGGTATCCCGCGGCCTGGGTGAGGCCATGAGGGGGCTGGAGCTCTCTGCCATTGCCCCGGAAGAGCGCCTTGCCGACAGGGGATGGTGA
- the pdxT gene encoding pyridoxal 5'-phosphate synthase glutaminase subunit PdxT gives MRVGVLAMQGAFREHVDAFRRCGCEAMEVRTREELDEVAALAIPGGESTAITKLLRSFGLWEALLKRGAEDLPILATCAGVIVLARGIVGSDQVSLGLLDVAVRRNAYGRQVDSFETELKIEALGTEPVPAIFIRAPIIESVGPKVEVLATYREKAVLVRQGRILAATFHPELTADLRLHQYFLEMAEGKR, from the coding sequence GTGAGGGTTGGAGTTCTGGCCATGCAGGGTGCCTTCCGGGAGCACGTTGACGCCTTTCGGAGGTGCGGCTGCGAGGCGATGGAGGTGCGCACCAGGGAGGAGTTGGATGAGGTCGCTGCCCTCGCCATCCCCGGTGGGGAAAGCACCGCCATCACCAAGCTGCTCAGGAGTTTTGGGCTTTGGGAGGCCCTCCTCAAGAGGGGCGCTGAGGATCTGCCGATCCTGGCCACCTGCGCCGGGGTCATTGTTCTCGCCCGGGGGATCGTAGGGAGCGATCAGGTAAGCCTCGGCCTGCTCGACGTCGCAGTCAGGCGCAATGCCTACGGACGGCAGGTGGACAGCTTCGAAACCGAATTGAAGATTGAGGCCTTGGGGACGGAACCGGTTCCTGCCATCTTCATCCGCGCTCCCATCATCGAGAGCGTCGGGCCGAAGGTGGAGGTGCTGGCCACTTACAGGGAGAAGGCGGTGCTGGTGCGCCAGGGTAGGATACTGGCGGCGACCTTTCATCCGGAGCTGACTGCCGACCTGCGCCTGCACCAGTACTTTTTGGAGATGGCGGAAGGGAAGAGATAA
- a CDS encoding pyridoxal-phosphate-dependent aminotransferase family protein, which yields MEEKQYLMLPGPTPVPPRVLRALAKPMINHRGPEFKTLLSEITAGLKEVFRTENDIIIYPSAGTGGMEAAVANFISPGEKVLVVSIGNFGDRFAEIARRFGARVEKMDFAWGTAADPAALEERLKEDKDKEIKAVFVTHNETSTGVTNDLKALRKAAGEHPALFIVDSVSGLGAMELETDGWNLDVVVAGSQKSFMIPPGLSFIAVSRRAWEAAEKCTNARYYWDIREARKYAEKGQTPYTPALPQLTALAESLRMIKEEGLPRIIARHRRLRDMVRAGVRALGLELLVKDEIASNAVTAVCAPAGIEADAIRRLLRERYGVIVAGGQNKLKNKIFRIGHLGYVCETDILATLAALEMALIGCGFKANLGQGVRAAQEVALAATQ from the coding sequence ATGGAGGAGAAACAGTATCTGATGCTGCCGGGACCCACTCCCGTTCCACCACGGGTGTTGCGTGCCCTGGCAAAACCGATGATCAACCATAGGGGTCCGGAGTTCAAGACCCTGTTATCGGAAATCACTGCGGGATTAAAAGAGGTTTTCCGCACGGAAAACGATATCATCATCTACCCCTCAGCCGGCACAGGGGGGATGGAAGCGGCAGTGGCCAATTTCATCTCCCCGGGTGAGAAGGTGCTGGTTGTTTCCATCGGGAACTTCGGGGACCGCTTTGCTGAGATCGCCAGGCGCTTTGGCGCCCGGGTAGAAAAGATGGATTTTGCCTGGGGGACGGCGGCGGATCCCGCCGCTCTGGAGGAGCGCCTGAAGGAGGATAAAGATAAAGAGATCAAGGCCGTTTTCGTCACCCACAATGAGACCTCGACGGGTGTGACCAACGATCTTAAGGCTCTGCGGAAGGCCGCCGGGGAGCACCCGGCCCTCTTCATCGTAGATTCGGTCAGCGGGCTGGGGGCGATGGAGCTGGAGACCGACGGCTGGAACCTGGATGTGGTTGTGGCTGGCTCGCAGAAGAGCTTCATGATCCCGCCCGGGCTCTCCTTTATAGCTGTCAGCAGGAGGGCCTGGGAGGCGGCGGAGAAGTGCACCAACGCCCGCTATTATTGGGACATCCGGGAGGCGCGCAAATACGCCGAAAAGGGACAGACGCCCTATACACCTGCCCTTCCCCAACTGACCGCTCTGGCGGAGTCCCTGCGGATGATCAAGGAAGAGGGCCTGCCCCGGATCATCGCCAGGCACCGCAGGCTGCGGGATATGGTGCGCGCCGGTGTGCGCGCCCTGGGGCTGGAGCTCCTGGTCAAGGATGAGATCGCTTCGAACGCGGTGACGGCGGTTTGCGCGCCGGCCGGGATCGAGGCCGATGCCATCCGCAGGCTGCTCAGGGAAAGGTACGGGGTTATTGTGGCCGGGGGGCAGAACAAGCTGAAGAACAAGATCTTCCGGATCGGCCATTTGGGGTATGTCTGTGAGACGGATATCCTGGCCACCCTGGCAGCCCTGGAGATGGCCCTGATAGGCTGTGGCTTCAAGGCAAACCTGGGACAGGGAGTGAGGGCCGCCCAGGAGGTCGCCCTGGCCGCCACCCAATAA
- the serA gene encoding phosphoglycerate dehydrogenase has product MNGARPKILVGDKIVDEALEMLRAEADVDVRIGIGQPELEEIIENYDALIVRSIPLVTEEVIRRGKRLKVVGRAGNGVDNIDVAAATRHGVVVVNTPDSNSFSAGEHTIALMLASARNLPQAHQTVKDGGWGRSRFMGNELYGKTVGIVGLGRIGSFVATRLKAFNMRVIAYDPYIPLERFKRFGAERMETLNDLVRQSDFITVHTPKTEETIGMIGMEQFRIAKKGVRVVNCARGGIIDEEALAWALKEGIVASAALDVFTKEPCTGNPLLEFDNVVVTPHIGATTFEAQHRVGTDLANYVLSALKGEIVPNTVNLPCLLGEEIDTMRPFLELAEYLGRLYYQLEKVPAERVELIYNGEIARKETGILTLAFLKGLLSPVMGDQVNLVNASWLAENRGIKVCERRDEVSKTGHVSLISVIFTGAGRRVEYAGTLAWDQSPRIVRVNGYQLDVVPTPYMLFVEHIDRPGVIGPFASALGEADINIAMMQVARTVKGEVALMILSVDSPVDESTLRRVRQLKGIINVKVVFM; this is encoded by the coding sequence ATGAATGGAGCGAGACCGAAGATTCTCGTCGGCGACAAGATAGTTGATGAGGCTTTGGAGATGCTCCGGGCAGAGGCCGATGTGGATGTCCGCATCGGTATCGGCCAGCCGGAGCTGGAGGAGATCATTGAAAACTACGATGCCCTCATCGTGCGCAGCATTCCCCTGGTGACCGAGGAGGTCATCAGGAGGGGAAAGCGGTTGAAGGTGGTCGGCCGGGCCGGGAATGGTGTGGATAACATCGACGTGGCCGCCGCTACCCGGCACGGTGTGGTGGTCGTCAATACACCGGACAGCAACAGCTTTTCCGCGGGGGAGCATACCATCGCACTGATGCTGGCCTCCGCCAGAAATCTGCCCCAGGCCCACCAGACGGTGAAGGACGGCGGCTGGGGCCGGAGCAGGTTTATGGGTAATGAGCTGTACGGGAAAACGGTGGGGATCGTGGGGCTGGGCCGGATCGGTTCCTTTGTCGCCACCCGACTCAAGGCCTTCAACATGAGGGTGATCGCCTATGACCCTTATATTCCCCTGGAGCGTTTCAAGCGCTTCGGTGCTGAGCGCATGGAGACCTTGAACGATCTGGTGCGCCAGTCCGACTTCATCACCGTCCACACCCCGAAGACCGAGGAGACCATAGGCATGATCGGGATGGAGCAGTTCCGCATCGCCAAGAAAGGGGTGCGGGTGGTGAACTGCGCCCGGGGGGGGATCATCGATGAGGAAGCCCTGGCCTGGGCCTTGAAGGAGGGGATCGTCGCCAGCGCAGCACTGGATGTGTTCACAAAAGAGCCCTGCACCGGGAACCCCCTGCTGGAGTTTGATAATGTGGTCGTCACCCCTCACATCGGGGCGACAACCTTTGAGGCCCAGCACAGGGTGGGCACCGACCTGGCCAACTACGTGCTCTCAGCCCTCAAAGGGGAGATCGTCCCCAATACGGTCAACCTCCCCTGTCTGCTGGGAGAGGAGATCGACACCATGCGCCCCTTCCTGGAGCTCGCCGAATACCTGGGCCGGCTCTACTACCAGCTGGAAAAGGTGCCCGCTGAGCGGGTGGAGCTGATTTACAACGGGGAGATCGCCAGAAAAGAAACGGGGATTCTCACCCTGGCCTTCCTGAAGGGGCTTCTCAGCCCGGTGATGGGGGATCAGGTCAACCTGGTCAATGCTTCGTGGCTTGCCGAAAACCGCGGCATCAAGGTCTGCGAGCGGCGGGATGAGGTCAGCAAAACCGGGCATGTGAGCCTGATCTCGGTCATCTTTACCGGAGCGGGGAGGAGGGTGGAATATGCCGGCACCCTGGCCTGGGATCAGAGCCCGCGCATCGTCCGGGTGAACGGCTATCAGCTCGACGTCGTTCCCACCCCCTACATGCTCTTCGTGGAGCACATCGACAGGCCGGGGGTGATCGGCCCCTTTGCCTCCGCTCTGGGCGAAGCGGACATCAACATCGCCATGATGCAGGTTGCCCGCACCGTTAAGGGGGAGGTCGCCCTGATGATCCTCAGCGTGGATTCTCCGGTGGACGAATCCACGCTGAGGAGGGTGCGCCAGCTCAAAGGTATCATCAACGTGAAGGTCGTCTTCATGTGA
- the serS gene encoding serine--tRNA ligase gives MLDLKFIRSHPEVVKKALSDRNVEFDLDQVLAWDEERRSKIAESERLKNRRNTLSQEVGRLKAAKEDAAHLIEEVREISRRSKEIDRELNEIEQKLQQALLLIPNIPHESVPVGPDEGANIVLRVEGEPPSFGFEPRPHWEIGENLDILDFERGVKVAGARFTVLKGWGARLERALVNFMLDLHTEEHGYTEIFPPFLVNRATMTGTGQLPKFEEDLFYCNREDLFLIPTAEVPVTNLYSDEILPGEVLPIYHTAYTACFRAEAGAAGRDTRGLIRQHQFNKVELVKFTTPEDSYLELEKLTADAEDVLRRLGLAYRVVSLSTGDLGFSAAKTYDLEVWFPAAGTYREISSCSNFEDFQARRANIRYRPEAGARPRFVHTLNGSGVAVGRTVAAILENYQREDGSVVVPEVLRPYMGIDVITGSR, from the coding sequence ATGCTGGATCTGAAGTTTATCCGCAGTCACCCAGAAGTAGTCAAGAAAGCGCTGTCGGACAGGAACGTCGAATTTGATCTCGACCAGGTGCTGGCCTGGGATGAGGAGCGGCGTAGCAAGATCGCCGAGAGCGAAAGGCTGAAGAACAGGAGGAACACCCTCTCCCAGGAGGTGGGAAGGCTCAAGGCGGCCAAAGAGGACGCCGCCCACCTGATAGAAGAGGTGCGGGAGATATCCCGGCGCAGCAAGGAGATCGATCGGGAACTGAACGAGATCGAGCAGAAGCTGCAGCAAGCGCTGCTCCTGATCCCCAATATACCCCATGAGTCGGTACCTGTCGGCCCGGATGAGGGGGCCAATATCGTCCTGCGGGTGGAGGGCGAGCCCCCCAGCTTCGGCTTCGAACCCCGCCCCCACTGGGAGATCGGGGAGAACCTGGACATTTTGGATTTTGAACGGGGCGTAAAGGTGGCCGGGGCGCGGTTCACCGTTCTTAAAGGATGGGGGGCCAGGCTGGAGCGGGCGCTGGTCAACTTCATGCTGGATCTGCACACAGAGGAGCACGGGTACACGGAGATCTTCCCGCCCTTCCTGGTCAACCGCGCAACCATGACCGGCACCGGTCAGCTCCCCAAGTTCGAGGAGGACCTCTTTTACTGCAACAGGGAGGACCTTTTCCTCATCCCTACTGCTGAGGTTCCGGTTACCAATCTGTACAGCGACGAGATCCTGCCCGGGGAGGTGCTTCCCATCTACCATACGGCCTATACCGCCTGTTTCCGGGCGGAAGCCGGGGCGGCAGGCCGGGATACCAGGGGACTCATCCGCCAGCACCAGTTCAACAAGGTGGAGCTGGTGAAGTTCACCACCCCGGAGGATTCCTATCTGGAGCTGGAGAAGCTGACCGCCGATGCCGAGGATGTGCTGCGCCGCCTGGGGCTGGCCTACCGGGTGGTTTCCCTCTCGACGGGGGACCTGGGCTTCTCTGCCGCCAAAACATATGACCTGGAAGTCTGGTTCCCGGCGGCCGGCACCTACCGGGAGATCTCATCTTGCAGCAACTTCGAGGACTTCCAGGCGCGGCGGGCGAACATCCGTTACCGGCCGGAGGCGGGGGCACGCCCGCGCTTCGTACACACCCTGAACGGCTCCGGGGTGGCGGTCGGCCGCACCGTAGCTGCGATCCTGGAGAACTACCAGCGGGAGGACGGTTCGGTGGTGGTTCCCGAGGTGCTCAGGCCATACATGGGCATCGACGTCATCACCGGGTCGAGGTAA
- a CDS encoding recombinase family protein — MEIEVTSQEEPKDAHTELVQDLLAIVTSFSGRLYGSRGSRKIRRSFRELIRDAEAEAQEG; from the coding sequence GTGGAGATAGAAGTTACTTCGCAAGAAGAGCCTAAAGACGCCCACACGGAACTGGTTCAGGATTTGCTGGCAATAGTGACCTCTTTTTCGGGCCGGCTGTACGGCTCTAGAGGCAGCAGAAAAATTCGGCGGAGCTTTCGGGAGCTGATAAGGGATGCCGAAGCGGAGGCGCAAGAAGGATAA
- the rpmH gene encoding 50S ribosomal protein L34 encodes MKRTYQPKRRRRKRVHGFLKRMRTPGGRKIIRRRRTKGRRVLSA; translated from the coding sequence ATGAAGAGAACTTATCAGCCGAAAAGGAGAAGAAGGAAGAGGGTTCATGGATTTCTGAAGAGGATGAGGACTCCAGGAGGGCGCAAAATCATCCGCCGCAGGAGAACGAAGGGGCGAAGGGTCCTCTCTGCATAA
- the rnpA gene encoding ribonuclease P protein component: MLRKELRLRKNADFKNVYENGRSVAGRYVSIYYIKRGDQKGTRIGIVAGKKVGGAVTRNRVKRVLREILSHYQDLLCEEHDIVVVARKRLLTAEFHKISADVGNILKGCGLLKGM; the protein is encoded by the coding sequence TTGTTAAGAAAAGAGCTGCGACTTCGCAAGAACGCGGACTTTAAGAACGTCTATGAAAACGGGCGGTCGGTCGCTGGAAGGTATGTCAGTATCTACTATATAAAAAGAGGGGATCAAAAGGGGACGAGAATCGGGATTGTGGCGGGGAAAAAGGTAGGCGGAGCCGTAACCCGCAACAGGGTAAAAAGGGTTCTGCGAGAGATCCTCTCCCACTATCAGGATCTCCTTTGTGAGGAACATGATATTGTCGTTGTTGCCAGGAAGAGGTTACTAACTGCAGAATTCCACAAGATCAGCGCAGATGTCGGCAATATCCTGAAGGGATGCGGGCTGTTGAAAGGGATGTAG
- the yidD gene encoding membrane protein insertion efficiency factor YidD: MINRLIICLIKVYQKLWSSWHPPVCRFYPTCSEYSIQALNEYRLSYAVILIIYRLLRCHPLSSGGFDPLPRDKNRFLKKSRR; the protein is encoded by the coding sequence ATGATAAACAGGCTCATCATTTGTCTGATCAAGGTCTATCAGAAGCTATGGTCGTCGTGGCATCCTCCGGTTTGCCGCTTTTATCCCACATGTTCTGAATACTCCATCCAGGCACTGAATGAGTACAGATTGTCATATGCCGTTATTTTAATTATTTACCGCCTCCTAAGGTGCCATCCCCTTAGCAGCGGTGGTTTTGACCCCTTACCGCGGGACAAGAATAGATTTTTAAAAAAATCGAGGAGGTGA